In one window of Vulpes vulpes isolate BD-2025 chromosome 1, VulVul3, whole genome shotgun sequence DNA:
- the FBXO27 gene encoding F-box only protein 27 yields MGASASRGRPARVPAPEPDPEEALDLSQLPPELLLVVLSHVPPRTLLGCCRRVCRGWRALVDGQALWLLILARDHGALLPLARSCLPPARDGRPCLLGRFCERRPIGRNLIRNPCGQEGLRKWMVQHGGDGWVVEVNRSTVPGAPSQTCFVSSFSWCRKKQVLDLEEEGLWPELLDSGKIEICVSDWWGARHDSGCMYRLLVQLLDANQTVLDKFSAMPVPIQQWNNNVCFQVTHVFSNLKMGVRFVSFEHWGQDTQFWAGHYGARVTNSSVVVRARLS; encoded by the exons ATGGGCGCCTCGGCTTCCCGGGGCCGGCCAGCCCGGGTCCCCGCGCCGGAGCCCGACCCCGAGGAGGCGCTGGACCTGAGCCAACTGCCGCCCGAGCTGCTCCTGGTGGTGCTGAGCCACGTGCCCCCGCGCACGCTGCTGGGGTGCTGCCGCCGGGTGTGCCGGGGCTGGCGCGCCCTGGTGGACGGCCAGGCCCTGTGGCTGCTCATCCTGGCCCGCGACCACGGCGCCCTGCTGCCGCTCGCCCGCAGCTGCCTGCCCCCCGCCCGCGACggcaggccctgcctcctgggCCGCTTCTGCGAGCGCCGGCCGATCGGACGCAACCTCATCCGCAACCCCTGCGGCCAGG AAGGCCTCCGGAAGTGGATGGTGCAGCACGGCGGGGACGGCTGGGTGGTGGAGGTGAACAGGTCCACGGTGCCTGGGGCGCCCTCGCAGACCTGCTTCGTGTCATCCTTCAG CTGGTGTCGCAAAAAGCAGGTCTTGGATCTGGAGGAGGAGGGTCTGTGGCCGGAGCTGCTGGATAGTGGCAAGATCGAGATTTGCGTCTCCGACTG gTGGGGAGCCCGACACGACAGTGGCTGTATGTACCGACTCCTCGTCCAGCTTCTAGATGCCAACCAGACTGTCCTGGATAAATTCTCTGCCATGCCCGTTCCCATCCAGCAGTGGAACAACAACGTCTGCTTTCAG GTCACCCACGTGTTCTCCAACCTCAAGATGGGCGTCCGCTTTGTGTCTTTCGAACACTGGGGCCAGGACACGCAGTTCTGGGCTGGTCACTATGGAGCCCGTGTGACCAATTCCAGTGTGGTCGTGCGGGCCCGGCTGTCTTAG